One Formosa agariphila KMM 3901 genomic window, GTTTCTAAATGCTCGAAAGTTTTTTTCCATGCCTTATCTAAATGGTCATAATCTCCTTTTAAAGTCGTTTTTAGTGTTCTAAAAGAAGGTAATAATCCAGTTAGTATATCAGGTTCGGTTGTTATTACTTGCGTTGTTGTAGGTATACAATACGAAAATATTACGGCATCATTTTCCGTATCTAATTTATTGTAAAGTACAAAAGGGAATCCAGCCATAGGAATGTTGTTTTCGATAACATACTCAGTAAGTTCTGGTTTAATGGCTTGTATTTTATCTTGTAAGTTAGCAAGTTTACACGAAGTGGTTTTGTATAAATAATAACTTCCGCTATGGTTTGTAATTCCATTTATGGTAATGCTATACACTTTCATGCTAGCAGAAATTAAAGAGTCTAATTGATTTAAACTGGTTTCGAATTTTGGAGCAAGTTCATCTTCAAGAGTTCCAAAGAATGCATAATAGGCTTTCTTTTTAAAAGGTATGTTTTTGCTTGCCATTCCAAATGTTACTGTAGATGTTTTAGCAGAAACTGAATCTATTTCCCAGTTTAATTGAGATACTGGATATTCAGGAAATACAATTTTTTGATGAATTTGAGATGGTTTCGATACTTCGGTAGTTGTTATTCTTCCAATAGCATTATCGTGTAACCAGGTGTAGTCTTTAGTATTTAAAATGGAGTCAGATGTACTTGTTTTTTTCCAAGGTACCCAAGTGCCCCAATTATTTAAGTTGTTAATGTAATTATAGACTACTTCTTGCGGCGCATCAAAAGTTTTTGTTTTTGAAAAGCTAATATCGTTTGGTTGCACAGCAACATAAATTGCCGAACCTATAAACGCAATTAATAGTATGAATAAAATATATTTGGTGGATTTCATTTGTGTAACGTTGAATAGAATCAAAGATAATCAATTTTATTCCATTTTTTTTAAAAGTGTATTCGTTCTTTAATGCAGATACCCCTTAAATATTTCGTGCATAAAGTTATAGCCTTTAGCCGTGTAAGCTGTTTAAAAGATACGATAGAGAATAAACAGTTGTCTTTATCGAATAACGTAAAATAGTAACCTTAATTTTGTTGTTGAAAAAAGAAAAGATTGTGTAGTGTGCGCCAGGTAAATAAATTATAATTCCGTTGATTTTTAACCTTTAAAGATTAATTTTATACAGATAATAAATAATAAGAAGGCAATAAACCCAATTAACACCCAAATACTACCACTATAATGTTTCTTGTGTAGTGCGAAATCTTTTTTGTAGGTATAAAAAATAGAGATAGCAAAAACAATGAAAAATATGATTCCAAAAATCATTTGACCTTTTGTAAACATGGGGTAATGTGCGAATTAATTATAAATTGGGCGCGTAAATTGTAAAAAGTTGAAATTACACTCTAAAACAAAGATTTCATTGTAAAGTTTTCAACTTTGTAAATGTAAACAAAAAAACAATATTTTAATAACATGAAGGATAAAATAGAATCAGTAAAGGCTTTTCATACTGCTTTTAAATTAGGATATAGCGAAACTCAACGTGCCGATTTAGGGGAAAGCAAAAACAAGTTGCGTTATAATTTAATGAAGGAAGAAAATGAAGAATACCTAGAGGCTGTAAATAATAAAGATCTTGTAGAAGTAGCAGATGCCCTAGGCGATATGCTATATATATTATGCGGAACAATTATAGAGCACGGTTTACAGCATAAAATTGAAGCTGTATTTAACGAAATACAACGTAGTAATATGAGTAAGTTAGACGATAATGGTGAACCTATTTATAGAGCAGACGGAAAAGTATTAAAAGGGCCTAATTTTTTCGAGCCAGATTTAGCTTCTATTCTAGAGGAATAAAAAAAGAGCGACTAAATTTAGTCGCTCTTTTTGGTATTATATACTTTCTCTCCAACCGTAAGGGTCTTCAGTTTTATTATATTGTATGCCGTTTAATTTTTCTTTAAAAGTATCGGAATAGCGTTTGTCTTGTTTTGGTATCTCGAACAATTCTCCCTTATGAGAGAATGCAGAAATAGGACTTACAACCGCAGCAGTTCCAGAACCAAAAATCTCTTTAAGAGAACCATTTTTACTCGCTTCAACAATTTCGGTAACCTTTACAGGTCTAACGTCTACAGTAATACCAGAATCCTGAGCAATTTGAATAATACTTTTACGAGTAATTCCGTCTAAAATACGCTCGCTCGTTGGAGCAGTAACTAGAGTGTCATTAATTCTAAAAAACACATTCATTGTACCCGCTTCTTCTAGGTACTCATGTTTATCGGCATCTGTCCAAATAATTTGCTGGAAACCTTCTTGATTTGCAAGATTAGTAGGATAAAACTGTGCCGCATAATTACCTGCTGCTTTAGCATAACCAACACCGCCGTTAGCCGATCTACTAAACTGTTCGGCTACTAAAACGCGAACATCTCCAGAATAATAGGACTGTGCAGGAGAACAAATAATTAAGAATTTGTATTCTACTGCAGGTGATGCTGCAATAGCAGGTTCTGTAGCAATAACAAATGGTCTAATGTAAAGTGAATTTCCAAAACCTGGCTTTACCCAATCCTTATCTAAATTAATAAGTGCTTTTAATCCATCCATAAACACATCTTCTGGGAATGCAGGCATAGCCAGACGTTCTGCAGATTTGTTTATACGTGCCAAATTATCTTTCGGTCTAAATAACCAGACGTCGTCATTATCATCTTTATACGCTTTCATACCTTCAAAAACGGCTTGACCGTAATGAAAAACACGTGCCGAAGGATCTAAAGTTAATGGGGCATAAGGTGTAATTTCTGGCTTCTGCCATACACCATCTTTAAAATCACATGTAAACATATGATCTGTAAACACTTTTCCAAAAGACAAATTTTCAAAATCAACATCTTGTATCTTGCTCGTATTTGCTTTTGTAATTTCAATTGAATTAGTCAAAATATTACAATTTACTTAATTAAACAGTATTCTAAATTATAGTATAAAAGTAGTACAAAAATTTTAAAAGTGTTTTAAAAATCGTGTATATTTACGTCTTATTTTAACTGCTAATCGAGTTCGTATTACTTTCAATTAGATTTGAAATTTTAATGAATATTTCGTAATTTATAGTGTATTGGAACGTAAAATTATTACTACAGCCGATGGTTCTTCAACCATTTATTTGCCAGATTTAGATGAAACCTATCATTCTAGGCACGGTGCTATTCAAGAGGCTATACATGTGTTTATTAAATCGGGATTAGAATTTTGGCTGAGTAAAAATCCAGAATCACACCATCTTAATATTTTAGAAATTGGATTTGGAACGGGACTAAATGCCTTTTTAACCTGTTTGCAAGCCGAAGAGTTACAGTGTAATATAGCATATACTGGTGTCGAGGCTTACCCTGTATCTCAAGCAGATTTAGAACATATAAATTATGCCAACGAAATTTCGTCTGGTACTCAAGAATCTGTTTTTAAGAAACTTCATGCTGTAGATTGGGAAATCCTGCAAGATATTACCAGTCGATTTAAAATATTAAAACAAGAAAAAACCTTTGCCGATATTACAGATGAAGCTATACATGATCTAATCTATTTTGATGCATTCGGACCACGAGTGCAACCAGAATTATGGGGAGAATCTGTGTTTAATATCATGATTAAGGCTTTAAAGCCAGGTGGTATATTAGTTACATATTCTGCACAAGGTAATGCCAGACGTGCTATGCAAGCTGTAGGGTTTTTAGTAGAACGCATTCCAGGACCTCCAGGAAAACGAGAAATGTTACGAGCCCGAAAACCTTTTTAAATTTTAAAGATGAAGCCAATTATAGAAGACGAGTTGTTTAAAAATGAAGATTATAGAAGAACTCCGTTAACTATATCCGACTACGACAATTGTTCATTCGAACAGTGCGATTTTTCTAACGGAAATCTATCAGGAATTGTATTTAACGAATGCGAGTTTATAGATTGTAATTTAAGTAATACCACAATTAAAAACACCACATTTAACGATGTTACATTTTCTGGATGTAAATTATTAGGCTTAGAATTTAAGCATATAAATACATTTTTAATGCGATTTAGTTTTAGTAATTGTAATTTACAAATGACTCAATTCGATTTTTTAAAACTGAAACAAACCTTATTTGTGAATTGCGAATTACAACAGGCAACTTTTAATGGAACCGATTTATCTCAAGCTGTTTTCGACGAAAGTAATTTACAAGACACCTTGTTTGATGATGCTAATTTAGAAGGAGCTCATTTTCAAACCGCTTATAATTTTAATATCGATCCAGAACGTAATAAAATGCAAGGAGCTAGGTTTTCAAATTCAGATTTAGAAGGACTCTTACAGAAATATAAACTTAAAATTGATTAATTGAGTTTATAATATTTTACTAAAATTTACTCAGATTACTGTTAAACCTTACTTAATCACTATGCTAAGGACTATTGTATTTGGTATTTTTGATAAAAAATAGAATATGGGTGTTTTAATTACTGGCGCAACCGGACTTTTAGGAACTAGAATCGTGGAGCTTTGTCTTCAAAAGGATGTGCGTGTAAAATATTTAACCACCAGTAAAGAAAAAATTGTTAGTAAAAAGAATTACAAAGGTTACTATTGGAATCCTGAAACTAACGAAATAGATACAGACTGCTTTAAAGATGTAAAAGTCATTATACATTTAGCAGGAGGAACAGTTTCTAAACGCTGGACACCTTCAAACAAAAAAGAAATTTTAGATAGTCGGGTTATATCTACACGAGTATTGCATCGCGGAATACGCTCGTTACCTAATCATAATGTGTTACAAATTATTTCGGCTAGCGGAATAAATATTTATCCAGATTCGCTAACCAAATATTATAATGAAAGTGAAACTGAAACAGACGATTCCTTCTTAGGTGATGTTGTAAAAGCTTGGGAAGCCGAAGTCGATACGTTTTTCGGATTAAATATAAAAGTTGCTAAAGTACGAATAGGACTTGTACTGTCTAATGATGGTGGTGCATTTCCAGAATTTAAAAAACCTACAGAGCTAGGCTTAGGAGCTGTTTTTGGTAAAGGGGAGCAATGGCAATCTTGGATTCATATAGACGATGTGGTT contains:
- a CDS encoding pyrophosphohydrolase domain-containing protein, which translates into the protein MKDKIESVKAFHTAFKLGYSETQRADLGESKNKLRYNLMKEENEEYLEAVNNKDLVEVADALGDMLYILCGTIIEHGLQHKIEAVFNEIQRSNMSKLDDNGEPIYRADGKVLKGPNFFEPDLASILEE
- a CDS encoding pentapeptide repeat-containing protein, whose product is MKPIIEDELFKNEDYRRTPLTISDYDNCSFEQCDFSNGNLSGIVFNECEFIDCNLSNTTIKNTTFNDVTFSGCKLLGLEFKHINTFLMRFSFSNCNLQMTQFDFLKLKQTLFVNCELQQATFNGTDLSQAVFDESNLQDTLFDDANLEGAHFQTAYNFNIDPERNKMQGARFSNSDLEGLLQKYKLKID
- a CDS encoding branched-chain amino acid aminotransferase, whose protein sequence is MTNSIEITKANTSKIQDVDFENLSFGKVFTDHMFTCDFKDGVWQKPEITPYAPLTLDPSARVFHYGQAVFEGMKAYKDDNDDVWLFRPKDNLARINKSAERLAMPAFPEDVFMDGLKALINLDKDWVKPGFGNSLYIRPFVIATEPAIAASPAVEYKFLIICSPAQSYYSGDVRVLVAEQFSRSANGGVGYAKAAGNYAAQFYPTNLANQEGFQQIIWTDADKHEYLEEAGTMNVFFRINDTLVTAPTSERILDGITRKSIIQIAQDSGITVDVRPVKVTEIVEASKNGSLKEIFGSGTAAVVSPISAFSHKGELFEIPKQDKRYSDTFKEKLNGIQYNKTEDPYGWRESI
- a CDS encoding GyrI-like domain-containing protein; its protein translation is MKSTKYILFILLIAFIGSAIYVAVQPNDISFSKTKTFDAPQEVVYNYINNLNNWGTWVPWKKTSTSDSILNTKDYTWLHDNAIGRITTTEVSKPSQIHQKIVFPEYPVSQLNWEIDSVSAKTSTVTFGMASKNIPFKKKAYYAFFGTLEDELAPKFETSLNQLDSLISASMKVYSITINGITNHSGSYYLYKTTSCKLANLQDKIQAIKPELTEYVIENNIPMAGFPFVLYNKLDTENDAVIFSYCIPTTTQVITTEPDILTGLLPSFRTLKTTLKGDYDHLDKAWKKTFEHLETNGIEKSNENLMLETYVTNPKYKINPADWITEIYVAIGNETDSIPLDLRNLKLPLEDDNDTL
- a CDS encoding TIGR01777 family oxidoreductase; translation: MGVLITGATGLLGTRIVELCLQKDVRVKYLTTSKEKIVSKKNYKGYYWNPETNEIDTDCFKDVKVIIHLAGGTVSKRWTPSNKKEILDSRVISTRVLHRGIRSLPNHNVLQIISASGINIYPDSLTKYYNESETETDDSFLGDVVKAWEAEVDTFFGLNIKVAKVRIGLVLSNDGGAFPEFKKPTELGLGAVFGKGEQWQSWIHIDDVVRVFMYLLKYCGEGTFNAVAPNPVTQSELIKSIAKTMDKPMFLPNIPRVVMKLVLGEMHDLLFSSQRVSSKKIEEEGFVFKYPNLQPALLELLS
- the mnmD gene encoding tRNA (5-methylaminomethyl-2-thiouridine)(34)-methyltransferase MnmD, giving the protein MERKIITTADGSSTIYLPDLDETYHSRHGAIQEAIHVFIKSGLEFWLSKNPESHHLNILEIGFGTGLNAFLTCLQAEELQCNIAYTGVEAYPVSQADLEHINYANEISSGTQESVFKKLHAVDWEILQDITSRFKILKQEKTFADITDEAIHDLIYFDAFGPRVQPELWGESVFNIMIKALKPGGILVTYSAQGNARRAMQAVGFLVERIPGPPGKREMLRARKPF